In Miscanthus floridulus cultivar M001 unplaced genomic scaffold, ASM1932011v1 os_1252_1_2, whole genome shotgun sequence, one DNA window encodes the following:
- the LOC136533843 gene encoding U-box domain-containing protein 34-like: QPLHWFLRFQVIFDVSCGLAFLHARNPEPIVHRDLKPANILLDRNYVGKIGDVGFAKLISDLVPDWQTEYKETIVAGTLYYMDPEYQQTGTVRPKSDVFALGVVILQLLTGRRPNGLIVSAENAVRNGRLSDILDRSQTDWPLDEAEMFARLGLRCTALKCRDRPDLESEVLPKLDEILHRITSAVNLRKPKLSVPSHFICPITQELMEDPHVAADGHTYEHYAIRAWLKRHKTSPVTRRKLPNSSIIPNHSLRAAMQQWKSQLPAQTNE, translated from the exons CAACCACTGCACTGGTTCCTCCGGTTCCAGGTCATCTTTGACGTGTCCTGCGGGCTTGCATTCTTGCACGCAAGAAACCCAGAGCCTATTGTCCACCGTGACCTGAAACCGGCCAACATCTTACTCGACAGGAACTACGTGGGCAAGATCGGCGACGTTGGTTTTGCAAAGCTCATCTCTGATCTTGTGCCCGACTGGCAAACCGAGTACAAGGAGACGATCGTCGCCGGCACACTGTACTACATGGACCCTGAGTACCAGCAGACCGGGACCGTTCGTCCCAAATCTGATGTGTTCGCGCTGGGAGTTGTCATCCTGCAACTCCTGACCGGCAGACGCCCAAATGGGCTCATTGTGAGCGCAGAAAACGCTGTGAGAAACGGCAGGCTCTCTGACATTCTCGACAGGTCTCAGACTGATTGGCCGCTTGACGAGGCAGAGATGTTTGCGAGGCTCGGATTGAGATGCACGGCGTTGAAGTGCAGGGATAGGCCTGATCTTGAGTCAGAGGTGCTGCCGAAGCTCGATGAGATCCTGCACAGGATTACTTCTGCTGTCAATTTGAGAAAGCCAAAACTGAGTGTGCCAAGTCACTTCATTTGTCCTATAACACAG GAGCTGATGGAGGATCCTCACGTCGCCGCCGATGGCCACACCTACGAGCATTACGCGATCAGGGCTTGGCTCAAGAGGCATAAGACATCGCCTGTTACGAGGAGGAAGCTGCCGAATTCGTCCATAATCCCGAACCATTCCTTGCGCGCCGCTATGCAGCAGTGGAAGTCACAGTTACCAGCTCAGACAAACGAGTGA